From Mobula hypostoma chromosome 8, sMobHyp1.1, whole genome shotgun sequence, the proteins below share one genomic window:
- the LOC134351174 gene encoding zinc finger protein 239-like, whose product MATALHTVLSQLQKKDAYVSVLRNSPPVSRRSNAHAYESQLDSDIAHALSEQKALSERAQLTIHQKIHTSERLFTCSVSESRFSHSADPQTDQRVHKGERFLNCFVCGKTFTETSDLLTNERIHLRERPFPCSDSGKGFSQSFQLKVHQ is encoded by the exons atggccactgctctacataccgtcctctCACAACtgcagaagaaggatgcttac GTTTCAGTACTGCGGAATTCGCCGCCGGTGAGCCGGCGATCAAATGCGCATGCGTACGAGTCCCAGCTGGATTCCGACATCGCGCATGCGCTCAGTGAACAAAAGGCTCTGTCGGAGCGAGCGCAG CTGACGATACATCAGAAAATTCACACCAGtgagaggctgttcacctgctccgtgTCTGAGAGTAGATTCAGTCACTCAGCTGACCCACAGACAGACCAGCGAGTTCACAAGGGAGAGAGATTTTTGAATTGTTTCGTGTGTGGGAAGACATTCACTGAGACATCTGATCTGTTGACAAATGAACGAATTCACCTTAGGGAGAGGCCATTCCCCTGCTCAGACTCTGGGAAGGGATTCTCTCAgtcatttcaactgaaggtacatcagtga
- the LOC134350800 gene encoding zinc finger protein 226-like, with protein sequence MPFTCSDCGKRFTRPSHLKVHQQIHTGERPFTCSDCGKGFIRSFQLKVHQQVHTGERPFTCSDCGKGFTHSSHLQTHQSVHTGERPFTCSYCGKGFSRSFQLKAHQQVHTGEMPFTCPDCGKGFSYPSQLKAHQQVHTGEKPFTCSECGKGFSQSSQLKVHQRVHTGERPFTCPECGKGFTQSSQLLAHQSVHTGERPFICSDCGKGFTLSSHLLTHQSVHTGERPFTCSECGKGFSQSTQLKVHQRVHTGERPFTCPDCGKGFTQLPQLKIHQQVHTGERPFTCTDCVKGFTLSSHLLAHQSVHTGEMPFTCSDCGKGFSYSSQLKVHQRLHTGEKPFTCSDCGKQFTQSSHLNAHQRVHTGERPFTCSECGKGFSRSSNLVKHYRVHTGKKI encoded by the coding sequence atgccattcacctgctcagactgtgggaagagattcactcggcCATCTCATCTAAAGGTACATCAGcaaattcacactggggaaaggccgttcacctgctcagactgtgggaaaggatttattcggtcatttcaactgaaggtacatcagcaagttcacactggggagaggccgttcacctgctcagactgtgggaagggattcactcattcatcccacctacagactcaccagtcagttcacactggggagaggccattcacctgctcatactgtgggaagggattctctcGATCATTTCAACTGAAggcacaccagcaagttcacaccggAGAGATGCCATTCACCTgcccagactgtgggaagggattttctTACCCATCTCAACTGAAGgcacatcagcaagttcacactggggagaagccattcacctgctcagaatgtgggaagggattctctcAATCATCTCAACTgaaagtacatcagcgagttcacactggggagagaccattcacctgcccagagtgtgggaagggattcactcagtcatcccaactactggcacatcagtcagttcacactggagagaggccttTCATCTGCtccgactgtgggaagggatttactctgTCATCCCACCTactgacacaccagtcagttcacactggggagaggccattcacctgctcagaatgtgggaagggattctcgCAGTCaactcaactgaaggtacatcagcgagttcatactggggagagaccgttcacctgcccagactgtgggaagggattcactcaattaCCTCAACTGAagatacatcagcaagttcacactggggagaggccgttcacctgcacaGACTGTGTGAAGGGATTCACTCTGTCATCccacctactggcacaccagtcagttcacactggagagatgcctttcacctgctcagactgtgggaagggattttcatactcatctcaactgaaggtacatcagcggcttcacactggggagaagccgttcacctgctcagactgtgggaagcaattcactcagtcatctcatctgAATGCACATCAAcgagttcatactggggagaggccattcacctgctctgaatgtgggaagggattctcaCGGTCATCCAACCTTGTAAAACACTaccgagttcacactgggaaAAAGATTTAA